ACCAATGTTGTTAAGAAAGCGTTTCCTACAAACCATTCTTTGGGTAATGGCTCACCTTTTTGAAATATTTCGTTTGTATTCATTTTAAAATCTTGTATTAGTATTGATGCTCTACAAGAAGGGAATGCAAAAGCTGATTCTAATAAATCCGGATAATTCCAGGTTGTACAACGCTAATCTAACGTAAGGAGGGAGGCGTGTTAAGGGTATTAGTTTTTATTCATCTTAAATCTAAGAAAAATTCAGTAATCATTTGGTGTAGATTTTTCTAAAGACATATAGTTGTCTCGCTACTCTTTTAAGAGAGAATAATTTTCAGATGAGTTATGAGAAATTGAAAATTAATATTGCTTTTGCGCAAAGAGAACAGGTTGCAAAATTTCCCCAGGTCTTATTCAAATAGATTTATCCGTTTGGTCAGTTGTTAATTTTTTATCTTTAATACTCAATGAAACAACTAGTCTCAGATAAGAAAACAGGCGGGGACCTTCTCCTCATAAATAAAGAACAAGACTTTGATCGTCTATTTTATTCGCGTGATCAGGAAAACAAATATTTTACCATAGCCTGGAATCGGGGTGAAAAGCAGACTGTAACCATTGATGGGGTAGTGCATGAGTTTATGCCTAATACCATTCTGCCGCTCATGTTTAATCAATCGTTTTATTTTGAGAGAGCCACCGATGTTGTTGCCTGGCAATTTAACCGTGAATTTTATTGCATCATTGATCATGATGCCGAAGTGAGCTGCGTAGGTTTTTTATTTGGAATGGGTGAAGAACTGTTTATTAGTTTGGATGAACCAGCACAATATAAGCTGCAATTACTATTTAATATTTTTATAGAAGAGCTAAATACCCCGGATAATATTCAAAATGAGATGCTTTTGGTTTTGTTAAAACG
Above is a window of Solitalea lacus DNA encoding:
- a CDS encoding helix-turn-helix domain-containing protein; the encoded protein is MKQLVSDKKTGGDLLLINKEQDFDRLFYSRDQENKYFTIAWNRGEKQTVTIDGVVHEFMPNTILPLMFNQSFYFERATDVVAWQFNREFYCIIDHDAEVSCVGFLFGMGEELFISLDEPAQYKLQLLFNIFIEELNTPDNIQNEMLLVLLKRLIIFITRLARSKYIPDPKLHDERLDVFRKFNLLVEAHFRTQHSVNYYAQLLNKSPKTLSNLFALYNQKTPIQVIQSRIIIEAKRLLYYTNKSTKQITYELGFEDAAYFCNFFKRHTSLSPLEFRNGKEIVSVGK